TGAATGTCATCGCCTGTTTTGCCCTGGGCTTGGTCGCGGCCCTGGCCAATCACTGCGGGCCTGACCAGCGGTTGGGTTTGCTGCTTGGCACCGGCTTCTTGGGGAGCCTCAGCACGTTTTCGACCTTCAGCGTTGAATTGCTGCAGACCTTGCGGTCTGGCCTCTTCCGTGAGACAGCGCTGTTGGCCGTTGGCTCTGTCTTAGTGGGAGTTGTTGCCGTACTAGCGGGGATGGCCACCGTTGGCTGATCGGAACCTGCGTTTTGCCCTGAAGGAGCTCGGCTTGGTCGCCTGCGGGGCGGTGCCTGGTGCCTGGTTGCGCTGGCAGAGCGGGATCCATCTCGGTCCGCTGCTGGGCGG
This DNA window, taken from Synechococcus sp. LTW-R, encodes the following:
- the crcB gene encoding fluoride efflux transporter CrcB; the protein is MRDALLLAIGAVPGAWLRFRVVNHLEPMLPRKHWGTFMVNVIACFALGLVAALANHCGPDQRLGLLLGTGFLGSLSTFSTFSVELLQTLRSGLFRETALLAVGSVLVGVVAVLAGMATVG